Proteins encoded in a region of the Oncorhynchus gorbuscha isolate QuinsamMale2020 ecotype Even-year linkage group LG16, OgorEven_v1.0, whole genome shotgun sequence genome:
- the oacyl gene encoding O-acyltransferase like protein isoform X1: protein MVLLWRACCLVHCLTLCSLAVYSMNVSEKCTQDTKTFLSELNKDLPSEYAALMYDAFGKMGSDVVGGNVNRPGSLQECLSVQGPSFTGQYCQVFLKQDPIQYFVGICVPDSCVEEEVQTLVVYETFQQARTSLIPPVPSTLLAQSTQGLFMTQCLTHTGAPDLSAVTCLFVCCALVAVPLTATLFVAIVRWQRNREVGPGVESSSLKTRDPNLYGTLLSNGTSSNNSCSGQLDSQMEHYTEEEVEEEEVKEGGSKKSCMYSWLQAFSFQACSQEVLSTASPGGGYSSLNGIRIFSLLWIICGHTVQLSAWNNLDNEKRWKATVEKNPLHVFGFSGPVYLAVDTFLLLGGLLSARSLLGSIQRAEDKLSPGLVANFLFKRFKRVQPLHLFIVCLAIGLFSVVQRGAFWFIAEDEIINCKKYWWSNLLLVNNLFTITDICAPWTWYLSLDFQFYATTPLLIYLYRLNKGVLVGVASALLFLSSLTSAVLTALLHLPVHQPTTLKYENYFQYYYNKPYTRYGPYLIGILAGISMTTKKGHLLKHQWQAAVGWFCCLSVMAILVGLAYVLRDVPPQPSAPHALYQGIHRSLWALAVAWIILACEEGYGGFVDNLLSLNLWVPLSNISFACYLIHPVLIILYNGKQETPIHYTDMNFFYLFLGHMILTVVIGYVLTVLVEKPYLFLRGSKT from the exons TGTATGATGCCTTTGGGAAGATGGGTAGTGATGTGGTGGGGGGCAACGTGAACAGGCCTGGGTCTCTCCaggagtgtctgtctgtccagggtCCCTCCTTTACTGGACAGTACTGCCAGGTCTTCCTCAAACAA GACCCAATCCAGTACTTTGTTGGAATATGTGTTCCTGATTCCTGTGTGGAAGAAGAGGTTCAGACACTAGTTGTTTACG AGACCTTCCAGCAGGCCAGGACCTCCCTGATCCCTCCAGTACCGTCCACCCTACTGGCCCAGTCCACTCAGGGCCTGTTCATGACCCAGTGTCTAACTCATACTGGTGCTCCAGACCTGTCTGCTGTCACCTGCCT GTTTGTGTGTTGTGCGTTGGTGGCCGTCCCCTTGACTGCAACCCTGTTCGTGGCCATAGTGAGatggcagagaaacagagaggtcgGCCCTGGAGTGGAGTCTTCTTCTCTGAAAACCAGGGACCCAAACCTCTATGGGACGCTGCTGTCTAATGGCACGTCCAGTAACAACAGCTGCTCTGGACAACTGGACAGTCAGATGGAGCACTACACAGaggaggaagtagaggaggaggaagtgaaGGAGGGGGGCAGTAAGAAGA GTTGTATGTACTCGTGGCTCCAGGCCTTCTCCTTCCAGGCCTGCAGCCAGGAGGTCCTCTCTACAGCTAGCCCAGGTGGAGGCTACTCCTCCCTGAATGGAATCCGCATCTTTAGCCTTCTATGGATAATCTGTGGACACACTGTCCAGCTCAGCGCCTGGAACAACCTAG ATAATGAAAAGAGATGGAAAGCGACAGTGGAGAAAAACCCTCTGCATGTGTTTGGCTTCAGTGGCCCTGTTTATCTGGCTGTGGATACCTTTCTGCTCCTAGG AGGTCTTTTGAGTGCAAGGTCCCTGCTGGGGTCCATTCAGAGAGCGGAGGACAAACTGAGTCCAGGTCTGGTCGCCAACTTCCTCTTCAAGAGGTTTAAAAG AGTCCAgccgctgcacctcttcatcgTGTGTCTCGCTATCGGCCTCTTCTCCGTGGTCCAGAGAGGTGCATTCTGGTTCATCGCCGAAGATGAGATCATCAACTGTAAAAAGTACTGGTGGTCCAACCTGCTACTGGTCAACAACCTCTTCACCATCACTGACATA TGTGCTCCATGGACCTGGTATCTGTCCCTGGATTTCCAGTTCTATGCAACAACCCCCCTGCTCATCTACCTCTATAGGCT GAACAAAGGAGTTCTGGTTGGTGTGGCTTCAGCTCTGCTGTTTCTGTCCAGTCTGACTAGCGCTGTTCTCACTGCCCTACTGCACCTCCCAGTTCACCAGCCTACCACACT AAAATATGAAAACTACTTCCAGTATTACTACAATAAACCCTACACCAGATACGGGCCCTACCTGATCGGGATCCTGGCAGGGATAAGCATGACAACTAAGAAAGGCCACCTTTTAAAACATCAG TGGCAGGCTGCAGTAGGTTGGTTCTGCTGCCTGTCAGTCATGGCGATATTGGTAGGATTGGCCTATGTCCTCCGGGATGTCCCACCCCAGCCGTCCGCGCCTCACGCCCTCTACCAGGGGATCCATCGCTCCCTCTGGGCCCTGGCCGTGGCCTGGATCATACTGGCCTGTGAGGAGGGATATGGAG gattTGTTGATAACCTCCTGTCACTAAATCTGTGGGTTCCTCTGTCCAACATCAGCTTTGCCTGCTACCTGATCCATCCTGTTCTTATTATACTATACAACGGCAAACAGGAGACTCCTATACACTACACAGACATGAACTTT TTCTATCTGTTCCTGGGTCACATGATTCTGACGGTGGTGATTGGCTATGTGCTGACCGTGTTGGTGGAGAAGCCCTACCTCTTCCTCAGGGGCAGTAAGACTTAA
- the oacyl gene encoding O-acyltransferase like protein isoform X2: MVLLWRACCLVHCLTLCSLAVYSMNVSEKCTQDTKTFLSELNKDLPSEYAALMYDAFGKMGSDVVGGNVNRPGSLQECLSVQGPSFTGQYCQVFLKQDPIQYFVGICVPDSCVEEEVQTLVVYETFQQARTSLIPPVPSTLLAQSTQGLFMTQCLTHTGAPDLSAVTCLFVCCALVAVPLTATLFVAIVRWQRNREVGPGVESSSLKTRDPNLYGTLLSNGTSSNNSCSGQLDSQMEHYTEEEVEEEEVKEGGSCMYSWLQAFSFQACSQEVLSTASPGGGYSSLNGIRIFSLLWIICGHTVQLSAWNNLDNEKRWKATVEKNPLHVFGFSGPVYLAVDTFLLLGGLLSARSLLGSIQRAEDKLSPGLVANFLFKRFKRVQPLHLFIVCLAIGLFSVVQRGAFWFIAEDEIINCKKYWWSNLLLVNNLFTITDICAPWTWYLSLDFQFYATTPLLIYLYRLNKGVLVGVASALLFLSSLTSAVLTALLHLPVHQPTTLKYENYFQYYYNKPYTRYGPYLIGILAGISMTTKKGHLLKHQWQAAVGWFCCLSVMAILVGLAYVLRDVPPQPSAPHALYQGIHRSLWALAVAWIILACEEGYGGFVDNLLSLNLWVPLSNISFACYLIHPVLIILYNGKQETPIHYTDMNFFYLFLGHMILTVVIGYVLTVLVEKPYLFLRGSKT; encoded by the exons TGTATGATGCCTTTGGGAAGATGGGTAGTGATGTGGTGGGGGGCAACGTGAACAGGCCTGGGTCTCTCCaggagtgtctgtctgtccagggtCCCTCCTTTACTGGACAGTACTGCCAGGTCTTCCTCAAACAA GACCCAATCCAGTACTTTGTTGGAATATGTGTTCCTGATTCCTGTGTGGAAGAAGAGGTTCAGACACTAGTTGTTTACG AGACCTTCCAGCAGGCCAGGACCTCCCTGATCCCTCCAGTACCGTCCACCCTACTGGCCCAGTCCACTCAGGGCCTGTTCATGACCCAGTGTCTAACTCATACTGGTGCTCCAGACCTGTCTGCTGTCACCTGCCT GTTTGTGTGTTGTGCGTTGGTGGCCGTCCCCTTGACTGCAACCCTGTTCGTGGCCATAGTGAGatggcagagaaacagagaggtcgGCCCTGGAGTGGAGTCTTCTTCTCTGAAAACCAGGGACCCAAACCTCTATGGGACGCTGCTGTCTAATGGCACGTCCAGTAACAACAGCTGCTCTGGACAACTGGACAGTCAGATGGAGCACTACACAGaggaggaagtagaggaggaggaagtgaaGGAGGGGGGCA GTTGTATGTACTCGTGGCTCCAGGCCTTCTCCTTCCAGGCCTGCAGCCAGGAGGTCCTCTCTACAGCTAGCCCAGGTGGAGGCTACTCCTCCCTGAATGGAATCCGCATCTTTAGCCTTCTATGGATAATCTGTGGACACACTGTCCAGCTCAGCGCCTGGAACAACCTAG ATAATGAAAAGAGATGGAAAGCGACAGTGGAGAAAAACCCTCTGCATGTGTTTGGCTTCAGTGGCCCTGTTTATCTGGCTGTGGATACCTTTCTGCTCCTAGG AGGTCTTTTGAGTGCAAGGTCCCTGCTGGGGTCCATTCAGAGAGCGGAGGACAAACTGAGTCCAGGTCTGGTCGCCAACTTCCTCTTCAAGAGGTTTAAAAG AGTCCAgccgctgcacctcttcatcgTGTGTCTCGCTATCGGCCTCTTCTCCGTGGTCCAGAGAGGTGCATTCTGGTTCATCGCCGAAGATGAGATCATCAACTGTAAAAAGTACTGGTGGTCCAACCTGCTACTGGTCAACAACCTCTTCACCATCACTGACATA TGTGCTCCATGGACCTGGTATCTGTCCCTGGATTTCCAGTTCTATGCAACAACCCCCCTGCTCATCTACCTCTATAGGCT GAACAAAGGAGTTCTGGTTGGTGTGGCTTCAGCTCTGCTGTTTCTGTCCAGTCTGACTAGCGCTGTTCTCACTGCCCTACTGCACCTCCCAGTTCACCAGCCTACCACACT AAAATATGAAAACTACTTCCAGTATTACTACAATAAACCCTACACCAGATACGGGCCCTACCTGATCGGGATCCTGGCAGGGATAAGCATGACAACTAAGAAAGGCCACCTTTTAAAACATCAG TGGCAGGCTGCAGTAGGTTGGTTCTGCTGCCTGTCAGTCATGGCGATATTGGTAGGATTGGCCTATGTCCTCCGGGATGTCCCACCCCAGCCGTCCGCGCCTCACGCCCTCTACCAGGGGATCCATCGCTCCCTCTGGGCCCTGGCCGTGGCCTGGATCATACTGGCCTGTGAGGAGGGATATGGAG gattTGTTGATAACCTCCTGTCACTAAATCTGTGGGTTCCTCTGTCCAACATCAGCTTTGCCTGCTACCTGATCCATCCTGTTCTTATTATACTATACAACGGCAAACAGGAGACTCCTATACACTACACAGACATGAACTTT TTCTATCTGTTCCTGGGTCACATGATTCTGACGGTGGTGATTGGCTATGTGCTGACCGTGTTGGTGGAGAAGCCCTACCTCTTCCTCAGGGGCAGTAAGACTTAA